A part of Caldicellulosiruptor owensensis OL genomic DNA contains:
- a CDS encoding thioesterase family protein, with protein sequence MKKPELQVGLNFKVEEEVTDNMLASYFQSGLLDVFATPSMIALMEKTALLCVESYLEEGYTTVGSKVDVLHLAPTPKGMKVKVVAELISIEDRKLTFKVETYDSFEKIGEGIHERFIVDRERFLNKTYQKVR encoded by the coding sequence TTGAAAAAGCCAGAACTTCAAGTTGGGCTCAACTTTAAGGTTGAAGAAGAGGTAACTGATAACATGCTTGCTTCATATTTTCAAAGCGGACTTTTGGATGTATTTGCAACTCCTTCGATGATAGCTCTTATGGAAAAAACAGCACTTCTTTGTGTAGAGAGCTACTTGGAAGAAGGTTATACTACTGTTGGAAGTAAAGTAGATGTTTTGCACTTAGCACCAACCCCAAAAGGAATGAAAGTAAAAGTAGTGGCTGAACTTATCTCTATTGAAGACAGAAAACTGACATTCAAGGTTGAGACATATGATAGTTTTGAAAAGATTGGAGAAGGTATTCACGAAAGGTTTATTGTGGACCGTGAAAGATTTTTAAATAAAACCTATCAAAAGGTAAGGTGA